The Neoarius graeffei isolate fNeoGra1 chromosome 7, fNeoGra1.pri, whole genome shotgun sequence genome includes a region encoding these proteins:
- the LOC132888604 gene encoding potassium voltage-gated channel subfamily G member 3-like isoform X2 — MKFGQSVCILNVGGTRYAFPKDVLKDFPLRRVSRLHSCASEREVLEVCDDYDRERNEFFFDRHAEAFGFLMLYVKHGKLRLVPRMCELSFYNEMIYWGLESSHLELCCQRRLDDRMSDTCTHFTEEERRVEDKDDQKEQEQRRRRGTGRVKDAKWLETMRRTFEEPASSVAAQILASVSVLFVIVSMVLLCASTLPDWKTAESNMVEEHRIIEAVCIGWFTAECIVRFLVSRDKCEFVRRPLNIIDLLAITPYYISVTMTVLTGENSQLQRAGVTLRVLRMMRIFWVIKLARHFLGLQTLGLTLRRCYREMVMLLVFICVAMAIFGALAQLLEHGLDLKSSNEEYASIPAACWWVIISMTTVGYGDMYPITVPGRVLGGLCVVSGIVLLALPITFIYHSFVQCYHELKFRSARCTRSLSAEFLN; from the exons ATGAAGTTTGGCCAAAGCGTTTGCATCTTAAACGTTGGCGGCACGCGGTACGCTTTTCCCAAGGATGTGCTGAAGGACTTCCCTCTGAGGAGAGTgagccgcctgcacagctgcgcgTCGGAGCGAGAGGTCCTCGAAGTGTGCGACGACTACGATCGGGAGCGCAACGAGTTCTTCTTCGATCGCCACGCTGAGGCTTTCGGCTTCCTCATGCTCTACGTGAAGCACGGCAAACTGCGCCTAGTGCCACGCATGTGCGAGCTCTCCTTCTACAACGAGATGATCTACTGGGGTTTGGAAAGCTCGCACCTGGAACTGTGCTGCCAGCGTCGTCTGGATGATCGCATGTCCGACACATGCACCCACTTCACCGAGGAAGAGCGCCGCGTCGAGGACAAAGATGaccaaaaggagcaagagcagCGGAGGCGGCGAGGTACTGGCCGCGTAAAGGACGCTAAGTGGCTCGAGACCATGCGCAGGACCTTCGAGGAACCCGCGTCCTCGGTGGCCGCACAGATTCTTGCTTCCGTCTCCGTCCTCTTCGTCATTGTGTCTATGGTGCTCCTGTGCGCAAGCACTCTGCCCGACTGGAAAACGGCCGAAAGTAACATGGTGGAGGAGCACAG GATCATTGAGGCAGTGTGTATTGGCTGGTTCACAGCAGAGTGCATCGTGCGTTTCCTTGTGTCACGTGACAAGTGTGAGTTTGTGCGACGTCCACTGAATATCATTGACCTTTTGGCCATAACGCCTTACTACATCTCCGTGACCATGACAGTCCTGACTGGAGAGAACTCGCAGCTGCAGCGGGCTGGTGTGACACTGCGTGTGCTGCGCATGATGCGCATCTTCTGGGTGATCAAGCTGGCTCGCCACTTCCTGGGCCTGCAGACGCTGGGCCTAACGCTGCGCCGCTGTTACCGCGAGATGGTCATGCTGCTGGTGTTCATCTGCGTGGCCATGGCCATCTTTGGAGCCCTGGCTCAGCTGCTTGAGCATGGGCTTGACCTGAAGTCCAGCAACGAGGAGTATGCCAGCATCCCTGCTGCCTGCTGGTGGGTTATTATCTCCATGACGACTGTCGGCTATGGAGACATGTACCCCATCACCGTGCCAGGGCGTGTGCTAGGAGGCCTTTGTGTGGTGAGTGGCATAGTGCTGCTGGCACTACCCATTACTTTTATCTACCACAGCTTCGTGCAGTGCTACCATGAGCTCAAGTTCCGCTCGGCTCGCTGCACCAGGAGCCTCTCGGCTGAGTTCCTCAATTGA
- the LOC132888604 gene encoding potassium voltage-gated channel subfamily G member 3-like isoform X1, giving the protein MKFGQSVCILNVGGTRYAFPKDVLKDFPLRRVSRLHSCASEREVLEVCDDYDRERNEFFFDRHAEAFGFLMLYVKHGKLRLVPRMCELSFYNEMIYWGLESSHLELCCQRRLDDRMSDTCTHFTEEERRVEDKDDQKEQEQRRRRGTGRVKDAKWLETMRRTFEEPASSVAAQILASVSVLFVIVSMVLLCASTLPDWKTAESNMVEEHRYTESIDHPAGIIEAVCIGWFTAECIVRFLVSRDKCEFVRRPLNIIDLLAITPYYISVTMTVLTGENSQLQRAGVTLRVLRMMRIFWVIKLARHFLGLQTLGLTLRRCYREMVMLLVFICVAMAIFGALAQLLEHGLDLKSSNEEYASIPAACWWVIISMTTVGYGDMYPITVPGRVLGGLCVVSGIVLLALPITFIYHSFVQCYHELKFRSARCTRSLSAEFLN; this is encoded by the exons ATGAAGTTTGGCCAAAGCGTTTGCATCTTAAACGTTGGCGGCACGCGGTACGCTTTTCCCAAGGATGTGCTGAAGGACTTCCCTCTGAGGAGAGTgagccgcctgcacagctgcgcgTCGGAGCGAGAGGTCCTCGAAGTGTGCGACGACTACGATCGGGAGCGCAACGAGTTCTTCTTCGATCGCCACGCTGAGGCTTTCGGCTTCCTCATGCTCTACGTGAAGCACGGCAAACTGCGCCTAGTGCCACGCATGTGCGAGCTCTCCTTCTACAACGAGATGATCTACTGGGGTTTGGAAAGCTCGCACCTGGAACTGTGCTGCCAGCGTCGTCTGGATGATCGCATGTCCGACACATGCACCCACTTCACCGAGGAAGAGCGCCGCGTCGAGGACAAAGATGaccaaaaggagcaagagcagCGGAGGCGGCGAGGTACTGGCCGCGTAAAGGACGCTAAGTGGCTCGAGACCATGCGCAGGACCTTCGAGGAACCCGCGTCCTCGGTGGCCGCACAGATTCTTGCTTCCGTCTCCGTCCTCTTCGTCATTGTGTCTATGGTGCTCCTGTGCGCAAGCACTCTGCCCGACTGGAAAACGGCCGAAAGTAACATGGTGGAGGAGCACAGGTACACAGAGTCTATAGACCATCCGGCCGG GATCATTGAGGCAGTGTGTATTGGCTGGTTCACAGCAGAGTGCATCGTGCGTTTCCTTGTGTCACGTGACAAGTGTGAGTTTGTGCGACGTCCACTGAATATCATTGACCTTTTGGCCATAACGCCTTACTACATCTCCGTGACCATGACAGTCCTGACTGGAGAGAACTCGCAGCTGCAGCGGGCTGGTGTGACACTGCGTGTGCTGCGCATGATGCGCATCTTCTGGGTGATCAAGCTGGCTCGCCACTTCCTGGGCCTGCAGACGCTGGGCCTAACGCTGCGCCGCTGTTACCGCGAGATGGTCATGCTGCTGGTGTTCATCTGCGTGGCCATGGCCATCTTTGGAGCCCTGGCTCAGCTGCTTGAGCATGGGCTTGACCTGAAGTCCAGCAACGAGGAGTATGCCAGCATCCCTGCTGCCTGCTGGTGGGTTATTATCTCCATGACGACTGTCGGCTATGGAGACATGTACCCCATCACCGTGCCAGGGCGTGTGCTAGGAGGCCTTTGTGTGGTGAGTGGCATAGTGCTGCTGGCACTACCCATTACTTTTATCTACCACAGCTTCGTGCAGTGCTACCATGAGCTCAAGTTCCGCTCGGCTCGCTGCACCAGGAGCCTCTCGGCTGAGTTCCTCAATTGA